In the Leishmania donovani BPK282A1 complete genome, chromosome 29 genome, one interval contains:
- a CDS encoding paraflagellar rod protein 1D, putative — protein sequence MMAPEDATGLEAARKQKIHNLKLK from the coding sequence ATGATGGCCCCTGAAGATGCGACCGGACTGGAGGCTGCGCGCAAGCAGAAGATCCACAACCTGAAGCTGAAG
- a CDS encoding paraflagellar rod protein 1D, putative codes for MMAPEDATGLEAARKQKIHNLKLKTACLENEELVQELHISDWSETQRQKLRGAHEKGEELLASVEVGTKWNLMEAYDLAKLMRVCGLEMSQRELYRPEDKPQFMDIIGVKKVLQDLRQNRNKTRVVSFTQLIDNSIAKMEKVEEELRRSQLDATQLAQVPTRTVKMMEDIMNATQIQNALASTDDQMQTQLAQLEKTNEIQNVAMHDGEMQVAEEQMWTKVQLQERLIELLKDKFGLIGKCEEENAQFKEIYEVQKQANQETSQMKDAKRRLRQRCETDLKHIQDAIQKADLEDAEAVKRYAGNKERSERAIKENEEMQEEAWNKIQDLERQLQNLGTDRFDEVKRRIEEVDREEKRRVENAQFLEIAAQHKKLLELTVYNCDLAMRCTGLVEELVSEGCAGVKARYDKTNQDLAALRLEVHKEHLEYFRMLYLTLGSLIYKKEKRLEEIDRNIRLAHIQLEFCVETFDPNAKKHADMKKELYRLRQGVEEELAMLKEKQAAALDDFKESEEALDAAGIEFSHPVDENNEEVLTRRSKMVEYKSHLTKQEEVRIAAEREEIKRARLLRSGGESAAAQITSGSMNADYAASAQLEL; via the coding sequence ATGATGGCCCCTGAAGATGCGACCGGACTGGAGGCTGCGCGCAAGCAGAAGATCCACAACCTGAAGCTGAAGACGGCGTGCCTGGAGAATGAGGAGCttgtgcaggagctgcacaTCTCTGACTGGTCggagacgcagcggcagaagctgcgcggcgcgcatgagaagggcgaggagctgcttgCGTCCGTGGAGGTTGGGACGAAGTGGAACCTGATGGAGGCGTACGACCTGGCGAAGctgatgcgcgtgtgcgggctGGAGATGAGCCAGCGGGAGCTGTACCGCCCGGAGGACAAGCCGCAGTTCATGGACATCATTGGCGTGAAGAAGGTGCTACAGGACCTGCGGCAGAACCGGAACAAGACGCGCGTTGTAAGCTTCACGCAGCTGATCGACAACAGCATCGCGAAGATggagaaggtggaggaggagctgcggcggtcgCAGCTGGACGCGACGCAGCTTGCGCAGGTGCCGACACGGACGGTGAAGATGATGGAGGACATCATGAACGCGACGCAGATCCAGAACGCGCTTGCGTCGACGGACGACCAGATGCAgacgcagctggcgcagctggagaagacgAACGAGATCCAGAATGTTGCGATGCACGACGGCGAGATGCAGGTTGCGGAGGAGCAGATGTGGACgaaggtgcagctgcaggagcggctgATCGAGCTGCTGAAGGACAAGTTTGGGCTGATCGGGAagtgcgaggaggagaacgcgCAGTTCAAGGAGATCTACGAGGTGCAGAAGCAGGCGAACCAGGAGACGAGCCAGATGAAGGACGCGAAGCGGCGGctgaggcagcggtgcgagACGGACCTGAAGCACATCCAGGACGCGATCCAGAAGGCGGACCTggaggacgcggaggcggtgaagcGGTACGCCGGGAACAAGgagcgcagcgagcgcgcgatcaaggagaacgaggagatgcaggaggaggcgtggAACAAGATCCAGGACctggagcggcagctgcagaaccTTGGGACGGACCGTTTCGACGAGGTGAAGCGGCGGATCGAGGAGGTGGACCGCGAGGAAAAGCGGCGCGTGGAGAACGCGCAGTTCCTGGAGatcgccgcgcagcacaagaagctgctggagctgacGGTGTACAACTGTGACCTGGCGATGCGGTGCACTGGGCTtgtggaggagctggtgtCGGAGGGGTGCGCGGGCGTGAAGGCGCGGTACGACAAGACGAACCAGGAccttgccgcgctgcggctggaGGTGCACAAGGAGCACCTGGAGTACTTCCGCATGCTGTACCTGACGCTGGGGTCGCTGATCTAcaagaaggagaagcggctgGAGGAGATCGACCGGAACATCCGCCTTGCGCACATCCAGCTGGAGTTCTGCGTGGAGACGTTCGACCCGAACGCGAAGAAGCACGCAGACATGAAGAAGGAGCTGTACAGGCTGCGGCagggcgtggaggaggagcttgCGATGCTGAAGGAGAAGCaggctgccgcgctggacGACTTCAAGGAatcggaggaggcgctggacgcCGCGGGCATCGAGTTCAGCCACCCGGTGGACGAGAACaacgaggaggtgctgacacggcgcagcaagaTGGTGGAGTACAAGTCGCACCTGAcgaagcaggaggaggtgaggatcgctgcggagcgcgaggagatcaagcgcgcgcgcctgctgcgcagcggcggcgagagtgctgcggcgcagatCACCAGCGGCTCCATGAACGCCGACTacgcggcgagcgcgcagctggagctgTGA
- a CDS encoding histone H2A, putative, which yields MACACFSCLCHHHLPFFSSFHSLSGSGRFCLLLQLIRHLCAEVLLPLPPLQPTHRSHGYSSQRQEGRPQERLQVREMWSDLPGGPRRRDDAPRPVRSPHRCLWRRVPGCRAGVPDCGAAGAVREGGRAEREEAVPPEPAHRDAGCAPRRRHRHASEERDLVSQRRCAEHQQGDGKEEGRQEGQGDTERLDHTYPSLSLADRGQGVCALLCGSERCTGLRACAT from the coding sequence ATGGCATGTGCTTGTTTCTCTTGTCTGTGCCACCATCACCttcccttcttttcctcttttcACTCCCTCTCCGGGTCTGGCCGTTTCTGCCTTCTTTTGCAGCTCATCCGTCATCTTTGTGCTGAAGTGTtactccctctccctcccctccaaCCTACCCATCGCAGCCATGGCTACTCCTCGCAGCGCCAAGAAGGCCGCCCGCAAGAGCGGCTCCAAGTCCGCGAAATGTGGTCTGATCTTCCCGGTGGGCCGCGTCGGCGGGATGATGCGCCGCGGCCAGTACGCTCGCCGCATCGGTGTCTCTGGCGCCGTGTACCTGGCTGCCGTGCTGGAGTACCTGactgcggagctgctggagctgtccgtgaaggcggccgcgcagAGCGGGAAgaagcggtgccgcctgAACCCGCGCACCGTGATGCTGGCTGCgcgccacgacgacgacatcgGCATGCTTCTGAAGAACGTGACCTTGTCTCACAGCGGCGTTGTGCCGAACATCAGCAAGGCGATggcaaagaagaagggcggcAAGAAGGGCAAGGCGACACCGAGCGCTTAGATCACACCTacccctctctttctctcgctgaTAGGGGAcagggtgtgtgtgcgttgctgtgtgggagcgagaggtgcacgggtctgcgcgcgtgcgctaCGTAA
- a CDS encoding histone H2A, putative, translated as MVVCSIFFLLFLSVLPLPPLSRRLAETASMANAPNQTHAHTSFSAPLHSAALTDLLVFCFSLPLPPLQPTHRSHGYSSQRQEGRPQERLQVREMWSDLPGGPRRRDDAPRPVRSPHRCLWRRVPGCRAGVPDCGAAGAVREGGRAEREEAVPPEPAHRDAGCAPRRRHRHASEERDLVSQRRCAEHQQGDGKEEGRQEGQGDTERLDHTYPSLSLADRGQGVCALLCGSERCTGLRACTT; from the coding sequence ATGGTCGTTTGCtcaattttttttttgcttttccttTCGGTGCtcccgctgccaccgctgtcgcggcggctCGCCGAAACCGCTTCGATGGCAAACGCGCCGAAtcaaacacacgcacacacttcCTTCTCAGCACCGTTGCACTCTGCCGCTTTGACCGACCTTCtcgttttctgtttttcactccctctcccgcccctCCAACCTACCCATCGCAGCCATGGCTACTCCTCGCAGCGCCAAGAAGGCCGCCCGCAAGAGCGGCTCCAAGTCCGCGAAATGTGGTCTGATCTTCCCGGTGGGCCGCGTCGGCGGGATGATGCGCCGCGGCCAGTACGCTCGCCGCATCGGTGTCTCTGGCGCCGTGTACCTGGCTGCCGTGCTGGAGTACCTGactgcggagctgctggagctgtccgtgaaggcggccgcgcagAGCGGGAAgaagcggtgccgcctgAACCCGCGCACCGTGATGCTGGCTGCgcgccacgacgacgacatcgGCATGCTTCTGAAGAACGTGACCTTGTCTCACAGCGGCGTTGTGCCGAACATCAGCAAGGCGATggcaaagaagaagggcggcAAGAAGGGCAAGGCGACACCGAACGCTTAGATCACACCTacccctctctttctctcgctgaTAGGGGAcagggtgtgtgtgcgttgctgtgtgggagcgagaggtgcacgggtctgcgcgcgtgcactaCGTAA
- a CDS encoding diphthamide synthesis protein, putative — MQALDGVQHDQKQQRETQHKLGLPTNYRFEIDKCIKRIKEKDARRVALQFPEGLLMFAIPIADILEEATGSEMVILGDVTYGACCVDDFSAAALGCDFLIHYGHSCLISIKDCIVANMMYVFVEIDIDVQHFVDTIKALVPADTRVACIGTVQFISSMRAGLRVLQAEHFIHPVVIPQNRPLSTGEVLGCTSPKVNPADVDLVLYVGDGRFHVESFLIAHPDLSALQYDPYKKTLSRETYATAEMRTLRREAVEKAKAAQSFAIVMGTLGRQGHPRVVDRIIALAQRHGKRVTLLLMSEIFPQKMAMLEDVDCYIQVACPRLSIDWGYAFDRPLLSPYEAEVALGNAQWGEEYPMDHYSREGGNWAVYTDKSL; from the coding sequence ATGCAGGCACTCGACGGCGTGCAGCACGatcagaagcagcagcgggagacGCAGCATAAGCTGGGTCTCCCCACCAACTACCGCTTTGAGATTGACAAGTGTATCAAGCGCATCAAGGAAAAAGATGCCCGCCGCGTCGCCTTGCAGTTTCCCGAAGGACTGCTTATGTTTGCCATTCCCATCGCTGACATTCTGGAGGAGGCCACGGGGTCTGAAATGGTCATCCTAGGCGATGTCACGTATGGGGCGTGCTGTGTCGATGATttctcggcagcggcccTCGGGTGCGACTTTCTCATCCACTACGGACACAGCTGCCTCATCTCCATCAAAGACTGCATTGTAGCGAACATGATGTACGTCTTCGTCGAGATCGACATCGATGTACAACACTTTGTTGACACCATCAAGGCTCTCGTGCCCGCAGATACGCGGGTTGCGTGCATCGGCACCGTCCAGTTTATCTCGTCCATGAGAGCcgggctgcgcgtgctgcaaGCGGAGCACTTTATCCACCCCGTCGTCATCCCGCAAAACCGGCCGCTGTCAACCGGTGAGGTGCTCGGCTGCACGAGCCCCAAGGTGAACCCGGCGGATGTGGACTTGGTGCTCTACGTGGGCGACGGACGCTTTCACGTGGAGTCCTTCCTCATCGCACACCCTGACCTCAGCGCTCTCCAGTATGACCCATACAAGAAGACGCTGTCGCGAGAGACCTACGCCACGGCCGAGATGCGCACACTCCGCCGTGAGGCGGTTGAGaaggcaaaggcggcgcagagctTTGCGATTGTAATGGGGACGCTAGGCCGTCAGGGACACCCCCGCGTCGTTGACCGCATCATTGCGCtagcgcagcgccacggaaAGCGCGTGACGCTGTTGCTCATGTCCGAGATCTTTCCGCAGAAGATGGCAATGCTCGAGGATGTGGACTGCTACATCCAGGTCGCGTGTCCGCGACTCTCCATCGACTGGGGCTACGCCTTCGACCGCCCGCTGCTGTCTCCGTACGAGGCTGAGGTGGCCTTGGGCAACGCCCAGTGGGGGGAGGAGTATCCGATGGACCACTACTCCCGCGAAGGAGGTAACTGGGCCGTGTACACCGACAAGTCTCTGTAG
- a CDS encoding MutS-like protein translates to MQRAADGVFENTYERGAVQSRGQLSSNSDCESDDEEEDDDVDTSVKPPPAEVTALCWCAASVGVARFLCAECRIEVFEVPVCMVAGEIVRRRRGGLTTPAATVQSHAGGAQLISHRTHGNATGSRGDVRIVTHEDIPPSLLWLVRYLQVYQPQVLLPHTGSEALGDLIALVAEQTPMEVIRLSAATAFCGPEALPRLAAMYPAQEHELAARFHADRTAMMCSMAALLQFVAAVQSNVADVVERDVLHALYLDDACAEALQITRTERHPSSGQGRGRAKEGHSLRGLLSAAQSSVGRAMLRQWIALPCCDAAEIETRQSVVAFFVNPLHHDIAARLRAALHKVYSTTHVFTLMRSGRALHKHYVSLYQTMRGIITVQELLATVAHEVSRLYVLLQSIRVEPLRAMAASLNSAVVGVAGRRRGDGVGGGATDERQDRQPYYPAVQTTAALFSFDYGVPNAVCIRDGVDTVLDELRARFRDLRLSLQAKAEAAFAELPWTLRARLSLRCVYTVPHGYLLCVPAAELEALLPVKDATDVDDLGGERRDDDAGEPASWRSDDADNETADPQSSDAELRPPRVAATSPSLSPAERARSVMADSFGWRLHHATDAGECCFKSAAMEELDTWVGDLQRRVQQREEQVRRELDTSLLYNSLHLLRPTRALGELDCLLSFARVSAQEGWCRPEIVAPGADCAAPHDKTGEEADEGILEIEDGWHPLLSRHVGMQQLVPFSLHLRTSTDRVCLVLGVNGSGKSVLMGAVAHIVFLAHLGCHVPAVTARLSLVNSIFAPSSSVCAPSSSAPPRSAWSAADVAAAAPGSFYGECVALHRVLHFVAGQQRARQALHGNALDGCHMGGRALVLLDEFGRGTSPEDGCALLKATLRYFADGGEGCGGRQHDSPGAPLVLCATHLVEMLDLPGQCAAPEFPTLSDACDCGAAAVVAQSDQGAAAERTDPAAAGVPASSETSAHENQRGADPLSHTADTPLPLEWVKIYEMETHATYATDQDGLTSIESLRAGNDKPISPLAAGDSGAPLPLDVTPTYQPVCLTPHPGPRRQQDWEQHCSIHLGAGPAIGRQCGLDEELLSYWEETLRVLHRLP, encoded by the coding sequence ATGCAACGCGCTGCTGATGGTGTTTTCGAGAACACATATGAGCGCGGCGCAGTGCAGAGTCGTGGGCAGCTCTCCAGCAACTCTGATTGCGAAAGtgacgacgaggaagaagacgacgacgtcgacaCATCCGTCAAACCGCCCCCGGCGGAGGTGACGGCGCTATGCTGGTGCGCTGCCAGCGTCGGTGTCGCTCGCTTCTTGTGTGCTGAGTGCCGCATCGAGGTCTTCGAGGTGCCAGTGTGCATGGTGGCGGGTGAAATCGTGCGACGCAGACGCGGCGGACTCACAACGCCAGCGGCCACGGTCCAGTCACACGCCGGCGGTGCACAGCTCATATCGCATAGAACGCACGGAAACGCcaccggcagccgcggcgacgtccGTATTGTTACTCACGAAGACATACCACCGAGCTTGCTGTGGCTGGTGCGCTATCTGCAGGTGTATCAGCCCCAGGTGCTGCTTCCGCACACCGGTAGCGAGGCGCTGGGCGACTTAAtcgcgctggtggcggagcAGACGCCAATGGAAGTGATCCGGCTaagcgccgcgacggcgttTTGTGGACCCGAAGCTCTCCCTCGCTTGGCGGCCATGTACCCTGCACAGGAGCATGAGCTTGCCGCGCGGTTTCATGCAGACAGAACGGCAATGATGTGTTCCATGGCGGCACTGCTTCAGTTTGTCGCAGCAGTCCAGTCTAACGTGGCCGATGTCGTTGAGCGCGATGTGTTGCATGCACTCTACCTCGACGATGCGTGTGCCGAGGCTCTGCAGATCACTCGCACAGAACGCCATCCAAGTAGTGGACAAGGCCGCGGACGCGCAAAAGAAGGTCACTCGCTGCGAGGGCTGTTGAGCGCGGCGCAGAGTTCTGTGGGGAGAGCGATGCTGCGACAGTGGATCGCCCTTCcctgctgcgacgctgctgagATTGAGACGCGCCAGTCCGTTGTCGCCTTCTTTGTCAACCCCCTGCATCACGACATTGCCGCCCGACTGCGCGCTGCCCTGCACAAGGTGTATTCGACGACTCATGTTTTCACGCTGATGCGGTCGGGCCGGGCGCTGCACAAGCACTATGTGTCACTATACCAAACTATGCGGGGAATCATTActgtgcaggagctgctggccaCCGTCGCCCATGAGGTGAGTCGACTgtatgtgctgctgcagagcatcCGTGTGGAGCCGCTGCGGGCCATGGCGGCCTCCCTCAATTCGGCGGTGGTCGGGGTTGCAggacgccgtcgcggtgacggtgttggtggtggtgcaacAGACGAAAGACAGGATCGGCAGCCATATTACCCCGCTGTCcagacgacggcagcgcttTTCTCTTTTGACTACGGCGTGCCCAATGCTGTGTGCATCCGTGACGGTGTGGACACGGTACTtgacgagctgcgcgcccGCTTTCGCGATCTGCGGCTGTCTCTCCAGGCCAAAGCAGAGGCTGCTTTCGCAGAGCTTCCGTGGACGCTGCGGGCAAGGCTCTCTCTGCGCTGCGTGTACACAGTGCCACACGGGTATTTGCTATGCGTTCCAGCTGCGGAGCTAGAAGCACTGTTGCCAGTCAAAGACGCGACCGACGTGGACGACCTGGGCGGTGAGAGACGTGATGACGATGCAGGAGAACCGGCGTCGtggcgcagcgacgacgcagaTAACGAGACCGCTGACCCACAAAGTAGCGATGCTGAACTGCGTCCTCCTAGGGTGGCTGCCACCTCGCCTTCGTTGTCGCCTGCCGAGCGAGCCCGCTCCGTGATGGCAGACTCCTTCGGCTGGCGGCTTCATCACGCAACAGATGCTGGCGAATGCTGCTTCAAGTCCGCAgcgatggaggagctggacaCCTGGGTGGGCgacctgcagcggcgcgtgcagcagcgcgaggagcAGGTCCGCCGCGAGCTGGACACGTCGCTTCTGTACAACTCTCTCCACCTGCTGCGGCCCACTCGCGCGCTGGGGGAGTTGGACTGCCTGCTGAGCTTTGCTCGCGTATCGGCGCAGGAGGGGTGGTGTCGGCCAGAGATTGTGGCGCCGGGCGCTGACTGTGCTGCACCACATGACAAGAcaggggaggaggccgacGAGGGCATCCTCGAGATCGAGGATGGCTGGCAcccgcttctctctcgaCACGTGGGCATGCAACAGCTCGTTCCGTTTtcgctccacctccgcacCTCGACAGACCGTGTTTGTTTGGTGCTTGGcgtcaacggcagcggcaagtcGGTGCTCATGGGGGCCGTGGCGCACATCGTGTTTCTCGCTCATTTGGGGTGCCACGTGCCAGCGGTCACAGCACGGCTGAGCCTCGTCAACAGCATTTTCGCGCCATCGTCTTCTGTATGTGcaccgtcctcctccgcaccaccgcgtTCGGCCTGGTCGGCTGCTGACgtagccgcagcggcgccgggtAGCTTCTACGGCGAGTGCGTGGCGCTTCATCGTGTGTTGCATTTTGTCGctggccagcagcgcgcacgccagGCACTTCACGGCAACGCCCTCGATGGCTGCCACATGGGGGGGCGGGCACTTGTGCTGCTCGACGAGTTTGGACGCGGTACCTCCCCGGAGGATGGATGTGCCCTACTGAAGGCGACTCTGCGGTACTTCGCggacggaggggagggctGCGGTGGTAGGCAGCACGACAGCCCCGGTGCGCCGCTCGTCCTCTGCGCTACTCATCTTGTCGAAATGCTGGACCTACCGGGGCAATGCGCCGCACCTGAGTTTCCTACCCTCAGTGACGCCTGTGActgcggagcagcggcggtggtggctcaAAGTGAtcaaggcgctgctgcggaacGCACAGaccccgctgccgcgggtGTGCCTGCGTCTAGTGAAACCTCAGCGCACGAAAACCAGCGCGGGGCcgaccctctctctcacacagcAGACACCCCGCTTCCCCTGGAGTGGGTGAAGATTTACGAGATGGAGACCCACGCAACTTACGCCACCGATCAAGATGGCCTGACTAGTATCGAAAGCCTACGTGCCGGCAATGATAAGCCGATCTCACCGCTGGCCGCAGGCGATAGCGGCGCCCCATTGCCACTGGACGTGACCCCGACGTACCAGCCTGTCTGCCTTACGCCTCACCCCGGACCGCGCCGACAGCAAGACTGGGAACAGCATTGCAGTATCCATCTGGGTGCCGGGCCCGCCATTGGGCGTCAGTGCGGCCTTGATGAGGAGCTGCTAAGTTACTGGGAGGAGAccctgcgcgtgctgcatcGCTTGCCATGA